In a single window of the Tellurirhabdus bombi genome:
- a CDS encoding Eco57I restriction-modification methylase domain-containing protein, with protein MNTTAAKPYLTPRQSLENTVSRMAVGRAQLEIFKNQLRFLLGEVEENSAPETVKAALVGFFSENGFGTEYLIGTDKKARIDLHASQAEDGRPGAIISVKTPADLAEMPTLFSLNVRAMHELVLHYLNERILGDNTNLKRLAITNGHEWFLFEAADFERLFGSSTMLARHFRQWHEGKKSRQTPEFFYDELVKPYLRNLKNEQIPFTYFNLKEYENRLTSNGIRAEDEPLIPLLKVLSPTHLLNLESEGITSFCAPFYHELLHIIGLEEVKESGKVIIRRCQQPVEGSLLERTILKLYEGNYINLPGDRAEETNAADLVFSAALELCLTWVNRILFLKLLEAQIVSYHNGDSYKHFLRCDRIPNYEALNNLFFQVLACLPEERSATVQKGFGFVPYLNSSLFEVSELEAQTIQISQLGNEAVMPFYAETVLRDGQGRPVTGSASTLHYLLDFLNAYHFSPESREEIQDEAKTRINAAGLGLIFEKLNGFQQGSFYTPGFMPLYMCQTVLRRTVVEKYNEQIAEKEHAVADFADLKKHLGSSDISARQRVNDLINNLHICDPAVGSGRFLVAALNELIAIKADLGVLSYHDNGEPVAEYDITLENEELYVTERDTGKPFAYHLDRQNQRPIPALQRMQETLFYEKQTLLENCLFGVDINTNAVKSCRLRLWIELLKNTFYEVKLKLEEPRTDVALTPGTPLCILHLKTLPNLDINIKQGNSLVSRFKLGEDLTDVFRQQQFSHELYIRTVQAYKNTTSKAAKAEMLDFIQRIKEQFRTTVSLRDPRRKKLAEFRGQLTLLEHNVDLFGNEIRSGENIALEKERIRQRLDLVEEELKADAKAAHYRSAFEWRFEFPEVLDEQGNFIGFDVVIGHPPFARATELVALKLHLARHFNVYASAADLAVYFVECGLSLLKQGGHFSAIIPADSIRVGAGKALRRWLQNWQITEVHDFGNLPVFGRGLRSPLILSVQKTTRNAAAVVSQVQSLSVQDLKTHLTTHGLTLLPEFMGDEAWQFVPEKQQQLWTKIRNKGVLLKDLTDVSTEWRFGWDVGDQEEASEESYYWQALLQSKPTRYYLSLLGLNQLKATAKIIGLIPIPQLLPENQQPFIQRVKAVLNAKRQNPETDISALENEIDRLVYHVYELTDEEIATVEANT; from the coding sequence ATGAATACCACCGCTGCCAAGCCTTACTTAACGCCCCGTCAGTCGCTCGAAAATACAGTTAGCCGAATGGCCGTCGGGCGTGCGCAACTGGAGATTTTTAAAAACCAACTACGTTTTTTGCTTGGTGAGGTAGAAGAGAACAGCGCACCAGAAACTGTGAAGGCAGCGCTTGTTGGCTTCTTCAGCGAAAACGGGTTTGGTACGGAATACCTGATTGGAACTGACAAAAAAGCCCGGATTGACCTTCACGCATCACAGGCAGAAGACGGGCGGCCCGGAGCTATCATAAGCGTTAAGACACCGGCTGATCTGGCCGAAATGCCCACCTTGTTTAGCCTCAACGTACGGGCGATGCATGAACTGGTTTTGCATTACCTGAATGAACGAATCCTAGGCGACAACACGAATTTAAAGCGACTAGCCATTACCAACGGCCACGAATGGTTTCTGTTCGAGGCGGCAGATTTCGAGCGTTTGTTTGGGTCATCGACCATGCTGGCGCGGCATTTCCGGCAGTGGCACGAGGGGAAAAAAAGCCGCCAGACACCCGAGTTTTTTTACGACGAGCTAGTAAAACCATACCTTCGTAACCTAAAGAACGAACAGATTCCGTTCACCTACTTCAACCTGAAGGAATACGAAAATCGGCTGACCAGCAACGGTATACGCGCTGAAGATGAACCGTTGATTCCGCTTCTGAAAGTGCTGTCGCCCACGCATCTGCTTAACCTTGAGTCTGAGGGTATAACTTCATTCTGCGCTCCGTTTTACCACGAACTGCTACACATCATCGGTCTGGAAGAAGTGAAGGAGTCCGGCAAAGTGATCATTCGGCGGTGTCAGCAGCCTGTAGAAGGGTCTTTGCTGGAGCGAACGATTTTGAAGCTGTACGAAGGCAACTATATAAATCTGCCGGGGGACCGAGCTGAGGAAACAAATGCTGCGGATTTGGTCTTTTCCGCAGCGCTGGAGCTTTGTCTGACCTGGGTTAACCGAATCCTCTTTCTGAAATTGCTGGAAGCGCAAATTGTCAGCTACCACAATGGCGATTCCTACAAGCATTTTCTGCGCTGCGACCGCATACCCAACTATGAGGCGCTCAATAATTTGTTTTTTCAGGTGCTGGCCTGTCTGCCTGAAGAACGCTCGGCCACGGTCCAAAAAGGCTTTGGATTTGTGCCTTACCTGAATAGCTCTTTATTCGAAGTGAGTGAGCTGGAAGCGCAGACCATTCAGATCAGTCAGTTGGGAAATGAGGCGGTTATGCCTTTTTACGCAGAGACGGTGCTACGGGATGGGCAGGGTCGTCCCGTGACGGGTTCGGCTTCCACTTTGCATTATCTGCTTGACTTTCTGAATGCCTATCACTTTAGTCCGGAAAGCCGCGAAGAGATCCAGGACGAGGCAAAAACACGCATCAATGCAGCGGGGCTGGGACTGATTTTTGAGAAGCTGAACGGCTTCCAGCAAGGCTCGTTCTACACGCCGGGCTTTATGCCTCTGTACATGTGCCAGACAGTACTGCGGCGAACGGTTGTTGAGAAATATAACGAACAGATAGCGGAAAAAGAGCACGCTGTTGCTGACTTTGCTGATTTAAAAAAACACTTAGGTAGTAGTGATATTTCAGCTCGCCAACGCGTGAATGACCTCATCAACAACCTGCACATCTGCGATCCGGCGGTCGGTTCGGGGCGTTTTCTGGTGGCAGCCCTAAACGAACTGATTGCGATCAAGGCCGATCTAGGCGTGCTGAGTTACCACGACAATGGCGAGCCAGTCGCAGAATACGACATTACGCTTGAAAATGAGGAGCTATATGTTACGGAGCGGGATACTGGCAAGCCGTTTGCCTACCACCTGGATCGGCAGAACCAGCGCCCGATTCCGGCACTTCAGCGCATGCAGGAAACCTTGTTTTATGAGAAACAGACACTGCTGGAAAACTGCCTTTTTGGTGTCGATATTAATACAAATGCCGTTAAAAGTTGCCGACTGCGTTTGTGGATTGAGCTGCTGAAAAATACCTTTTATGAGGTAAAACTGAAGCTTGAGGAACCGCGAACGGACGTCGCCTTAACGCCGGGTACGCCACTTTGCATTCTGCATTTGAAGACGCTTCCAAACCTGGATATAAACATCAAACAAGGCAATAGTTTGGTAAGCCGATTTAAGTTAGGAGAGGATTTGACGGACGTTTTTCGGCAGCAGCAGTTTAGTCACGAACTCTACATCAGAACGGTTCAAGCGTATAAAAATACAACGTCCAAAGCGGCTAAGGCTGAGATGCTGGATTTTATCCAACGCATTAAGGAACAGTTTCGCACGACTGTTTCCTTGCGGGACCCACGGCGTAAAAAGCTGGCTGAATTTCGGGGCCAACTGACGCTGCTGGAACATAACGTAGATCTTTTTGGCAATGAAATTCGCTCAGGGGAAAACATTGCGCTCGAAAAAGAACGCATTCGTCAGCGGTTGGATCTGGTGGAAGAAGAGCTAAAAGCCGACGCCAAGGCGGCGCATTACCGCTCCGCGTTTGAGTGGCGCTTTGAATTTCCGGAAGTACTGGATGAGCAAGGAAACTTTATCGGTTTTGACGTTGTAATTGGCCATCCGCCGTTCGCGCGGGCTACCGAATTGGTAGCTCTGAAATTGCATCTGGCCCGCCATTTTAACGTGTATGCCAGCGCGGCTGACCTGGCCGTGTATTTTGTGGAATGTGGTCTGTCATTGCTAAAACAAGGCGGGCATTTTTCGGCCATTATACCAGCGGATAGCATTCGGGTAGGGGCCGGTAAAGCTTTGCGGCGGTGGCTTCAGAACTGGCAAATTACTGAGGTACATGATTTTGGCAATCTGCCTGTATTTGGGCGAGGTCTCCGGTCGCCGCTTATTTTGTCGGTGCAGAAAACCACGCGAAATGCTGCCGCAGTTGTCTCGCAAGTTCAAAGCTTGTCCGTTCAGGATTTGAAAACACACCTAACGACGCACGGGCTGACGCTGTTACCCGAATTTATGGGAGATGAAGCCTGGCAATTTGTGCCCGAAAAACAGCAGCAACTGTGGACTAAAATACGGAACAAAGGCGTTTTGCTCAAAGATTTAACCGACGTATCGACTGAATGGCGTTTTGGCTGGGACGTAGGCGATCAGGAAGAGGCAAGCGAAGAAAGCTATTATTGGCAGGCGCTGCTTCAGTCCAAACCCACCCGCTATTACCTGTCGTTGCTTGGACTGAACCAACTAAAAGCTACTGCGAAGATAATTGGCCTTATCCCGATTCCGCAATTACTCCCAGAAAATCAACAGCCTTTTATTCAGCGCGTAAAAGCCGTATTGAACGCTAAGCGGCAGAACCCGGAGACGGATATTTCAGCGTTGGAGAACGAAATCGACCGGTTAGTTTACCATGTGTATGAGTTAACTGATGAGGAAATTGCCACCGTCGAAGCAAATACTTAG
- a CDS encoding DUF5686 and carboxypeptidase-like regulatory domain-containing protein: MKHAIPALSGGLSIVFCLLANLLFAQNIYTLSGRITDAVTNEGIPFASIALKGKAIGTTSDADGRYSFKTPQLTDSLVVSSLGYQTTKAALGQTSVQTLDISLKNSAATLQEFKVYAKGGDPAYRIIRETRRRSDQYDPSKLKAFQYENYTKIEAYINNFAKKRKKGRRPGPVGRLLSRLPAVTDDNGLPAVPVFVSENYSDYYELHNPNKSKEIIRRTRIAAVGINDGSLVSQFTGASFQQYNFYNNFLTVLRKDIPSPLGSAWQTYYEFHLMDTLKVGESTCFQIDFEPKRQTDLAFTGTVWVDTTQFSLVQIESKIDGRANINFVDELRIEQEYEATETGHRLPTLTQISIDMAEVSPNAPGALVRFFIAAQEIVVNQPKEAKFYEPALELADNYKEKDPKFWNDIRPASVTAEEMHAFDVVDSVRNTPFLKTTAKLLQLSFNGYQPLGKLHLDFGPILYTYANNSFEGNRFRIGLRTNTGFSRRWLLSGYLAYGTRDEQFKYGLNIDYVLSKKPYTIAGVRYSNDLEQLGINAENLNNNSLLLAYSRFGIYRRPYYQESYSTYIRRELGSGFTQTIALQNRSFQPLFPFAYRTEPVISPETDVRTSYQTTELTLETRYAPGELMVQNDNERYNITATNKPVFTFRYNLGMSHVFHGDFNYHRFSADWRHSFRVGVLGRTFYNVNAGYIPSTIPYPLLYTPLGNETFFYLYNAYNLMNFFEFVSDRYVSLKFEHNFEGLFFNRLPAIRRLKWRTLVTAKVFAGSVSEKNTLLIPTTDEAGRSVEGFRALGRTPYVEVGYGIDNIFKLFRVDALHRLTYRDNPNVTRFAVKVSAYLSL, from the coding sequence ATGAAACATGCTATACCTGCTTTATCAGGTGGACTAAGTATCGTATTCTGTCTTCTGGCGAACCTGCTGTTTGCCCAGAATATATACACTCTCTCAGGACGCATTACCGACGCAGTTACTAACGAAGGAATTCCATTTGCCAGCATTGCTCTGAAAGGCAAAGCCATAGGAACTACCTCTGATGCCGATGGACGCTATTCCTTCAAAACGCCCCAACTCACTGATTCGCTGGTGGTTTCCAGCCTGGGTTATCAAACCACAAAAGCCGCTCTTGGTCAAACCTCTGTCCAGACCCTTGATATTTCCCTGAAAAACTCTGCCGCCACTTTACAAGAATTTAAAGTGTATGCCAAAGGTGGTGATCCAGCCTACCGCATTATTCGGGAGACCCGCCGCCGCAGTGACCAATACGACCCCAGTAAACTCAAAGCCTTCCAGTACGAGAATTACACCAAGATTGAGGCCTATATCAATAATTTCGCTAAAAAACGCAAAAAGGGCCGCCGCCCGGGTCCCGTCGGGCGCTTACTAAGTCGGCTCCCTGCCGTAACTGACGACAATGGGCTGCCCGCCGTTCCGGTTTTTGTGTCCGAAAACTATTCAGATTACTACGAGCTTCATAATCCGAACAAGTCCAAAGAAATTATTCGTAGAACCCGCATTGCTGCCGTAGGAATCAACGATGGCAGTCTGGTTTCTCAGTTTACGGGTGCGTCTTTTCAGCAATATAATTTCTACAACAACTTCCTGACGGTCCTGCGGAAGGACATCCCCTCCCCCCTGGGCTCTGCCTGGCAAACGTATTACGAATTTCACCTGATGGACACGCTGAAAGTGGGCGAATCGACTTGCTTTCAGATTGATTTTGAGCCCAAACGGCAAACGGATTTGGCTTTCACAGGCACAGTCTGGGTCGATACAACACAGTTTTCACTCGTTCAGATTGAGTCTAAAATTGATGGGCGCGCCAACATTAATTTTGTGGATGAACTACGGATCGAACAGGAATACGAGGCTACCGAAACGGGGCATCGCCTGCCAACGCTGACGCAAATCAGCATCGATATGGCCGAGGTATCGCCTAATGCGCCGGGAGCCCTCGTTCGCTTTTTTATTGCTGCCCAGGAAATCGTCGTTAATCAACCCAAAGAAGCCAAGTTTTACGAACCCGCTCTGGAACTGGCCGACAATTACAAGGAAAAAGACCCGAAGTTCTGGAACGACATTCGCCCGGCTTCGGTCACCGCCGAAGAAATGCACGCCTTTGATGTGGTTGATTCGGTTCGGAATACGCCTTTTTTGAAAACAACGGCTAAACTGCTTCAACTTAGTTTTAACGGTTACCAGCCGCTGGGTAAGCTCCATCTTGATTTTGGGCCTATTTTGTACACGTACGCCAACAATTCTTTTGAGGGCAACCGGTTTCGAATTGGTTTACGTACCAACACGGGTTTTAGCCGCCGCTGGCTATTAAGCGGTTACCTCGCTTATGGCACCCGCGACGAGCAGTTTAAATATGGCCTCAATATCGACTATGTGCTCTCTAAAAAGCCTTATACCATTGCCGGTGTTCGGTATAGTAACGATCTGGAGCAGTTGGGTATTAATGCCGAAAACCTGAACAACAATTCGCTTTTGCTGGCCTACAGCCGATTTGGCATCTACCGCCGACCCTATTATCAGGAGAGCTATTCGACTTACATTCGACGCGAGTTAGGCAGTGGCTTCACGCAGACTATTGCCCTACAAAACAGAAGCTTTCAGCCGCTTTTCCCATTTGCCTACCGTACGGAGCCTGTTATTAGTCCCGAAACAGACGTTCGAACCAGTTACCAGACTACCGAATTGACGCTGGAAACACGCTACGCACCGGGCGAATTGATGGTCCAGAACGATAATGAACGCTACAACATCACGGCCACCAATAAACCTGTATTTACCTTTCGGTATAACCTGGGCATGAGCCACGTTTTTCACGGAGATTTCAACTACCACCGCTTCTCCGCCGACTGGCGGCACTCTTTTCGCGTGGGGGTGTTGGGACGGACGTTTTACAACGTGAATGCTGGCTATATTCCTTCGACCATTCCCTATCCGCTCTTGTATACACCGCTGGGCAACGAGACGTTCTTTTACCTTTACAACGCCTATAACCTGATGAATTTCTTCGAGTTTGTCAGCGACCGCTATGTATCGCTGAAATTTGAACACAATTTCGAAGGCCTGTTTTTCAACCGGCTACCGGCCATTCGGCGGCTGAAGTGGCGTACGCTGGTGACCGCCAAAGTATTTGCGGGTAGTGTTAGTGAGAAAAACACACTGCTCATTCCCACCACCGACGAAGCGGGCCGCTCCGTGGAAGGCTTCCGGGCGTTGGGTCGCACGCCGTATGTGGAAGTGGGCTACGGCATCGACAATATTTTCAAGCTTTTTCGGGTCGATGCGCTGCACCGGCTCACGTACCGCGACAATCCAAACGTGACGCGCTTCGCCGTTAAGGTCTCTGCTTATCTAAGTTTGTAG
- a CDS encoding PVC-type heme-binding CxxCH protein: protein MSKPRKRSLIGVLIAFGLALIAFSAFQSSQSESLTIKLGSRIVLLGNNLGSRMMNYGSFETEMQVRYPQHSLVIRNMCDGGDTPGFRPHASRNLPWAFPGAEKFYEGTELATNSQSEGHFDNPDQWLTRLKADVIVAFFGYNESFNGKAGLEKYKAELDAFIKWTLSQKYNGTAAPQLVLVSPIAFEDLSGKYDLPNGKKENENLALYAKAMKEVVEKNNQSAGSVLFVDAFAPSQQWYADSKEDLTIDGSQLNAAGYQKMGVLLADQIFGKTPAKTEKNRQLVDAAVLEKNWMWHNDYKIPNGVHAYGRRYNPFGPDNYPAEIEKIRQMTDIRDQAIWLAADKGQKMDVAAADKNTKQLPPVKTNFNPEKNGSLTYLYGQDALNKLKVAPGYKIELFASEEQFPDLAKPMQMSFDNKGRLWIATMPSYPHYKPGDVKPNDKIIILEDTNGDGKADKQTVFADGLHLPVGFEIAPEGVYVSQGTNLKFFQDTNGDDKADKVEILLSGFDDHDTHHNSHAFTVDPSGAIYSGEGVFLHTDVETSYGPVRATNGGFYRYSPQLRKLERTAQLSIPNPWGIAFDEWGQPFFAETSSPDVRWMMPGSVFPRYGEATHKSVQLVEEAHRVRPTSGLEFISSRHFPDEVQGDFLINNTIGFLGTKEHSLVDDGTGYKSRHRADLIVSEDRNFRPVDMEFAPDGSLYVIDWHNILIGHMQHNARDPLRDHSHGRVYRVTYPARPLVKPAKVDGASIEELLDNLKLPEYRTRYRTRRELRGRNTVEVLAKLNTWIAKLDKNDPRYEHHMLEGLWVSWGMNKVDQKLLRQMLKAKDFHARAAAVQVVRYTGHQVPDQANLLMQAVRDENSRVRLAAIVASSWIGKEKGLPILEEAKKMPLDDWMIHAYETAVAHLNDKPVKKEKEVAVKTSLKGKELELFTLGKTIYNKEGYCVTCHQADGKGLVSSGFPPLASTTWVTGNEDRLIKIVLKGLLGPLEVNGKKYPGQVPMTPFGGLLNDNEVAAVLTYVRNSFGNQAAAIQADQVKKVRAATESKKDFYSSEQLLKAHPMEK, encoded by the coding sequence ATGTCTAAACCCAGGAAGCGCAGTCTCATTGGCGTGCTGATCGCCTTTGGATTGGCACTCATCGCCTTCAGTGCTTTTCAGTCGAGTCAATCCGAATCATTAACCATTAAGCTAGGGTCCCGCATCGTTTTACTCGGTAATAATCTGGGATCAAGGATGATGAATTACGGTTCTTTCGAGACCGAAATGCAAGTTCGGTATCCCCAGCATTCGCTGGTCATTCGCAACATGTGCGATGGCGGGGACACCCCCGGTTTCCGCCCCCACGCCAGCCGCAATTTGCCCTGGGCGTTTCCCGGAGCCGAAAAGTTTTATGAAGGAACCGAATTAGCCACCAATTCGCAAAGTGAAGGGCATTTTGACAACCCCGACCAGTGGCTTACCCGCCTGAAAGCCGATGTAATTGTTGCTTTTTTCGGCTATAACGAATCCTTCAATGGAAAAGCCGGTCTGGAAAAATACAAAGCTGAATTGGATGCTTTTATCAAATGGACACTGAGCCAGAAATATAACGGAACCGCTGCGCCCCAACTGGTCCTTGTATCGCCCATCGCCTTTGAGGATTTGTCCGGTAAATACGATCTTCCGAACGGCAAAAAAGAAAACGAAAATCTGGCGTTGTATGCAAAAGCGATGAAAGAGGTTGTCGAAAAAAACAACCAGAGCGCTGGATCCGTGCTTTTTGTAGATGCGTTTGCTCCTTCGCAGCAATGGTATGCAGACAGTAAAGAAGACCTGACCATTGATGGTTCGCAGCTTAATGCCGCGGGGTATCAAAAAATGGGCGTTTTGCTGGCCGATCAGATTTTTGGGAAAACGCCTGCCAAGACCGAAAAGAACCGGCAGCTCGTCGATGCCGCCGTTTTGGAAAAAAACTGGATGTGGCATAACGATTACAAAATTCCGAATGGCGTGCATGCCTACGGTCGTCGGTACAACCCGTTTGGACCAGACAATTACCCCGCCGAAATTGAGAAGATTCGCCAGATGACCGACATCCGTGACCAGGCGATCTGGCTGGCGGCTGACAAAGGTCAGAAGATGGATGTGGCCGCTGCCGATAAAAACACCAAGCAGCTTCCCCCGGTAAAAACGAATTTCAATCCCGAGAAAAATGGTAGCCTGACCTACCTCTATGGCCAGGATGCGCTGAACAAGCTAAAAGTCGCTCCCGGCTATAAGATTGAGCTTTTTGCGTCGGAGGAGCAATTCCCGGATCTGGCCAAGCCCATGCAAATGTCGTTTGACAACAAAGGGCGGCTCTGGATTGCGACGATGCCAAGTTATCCGCACTACAAACCCGGCGATGTTAAGCCCAACGATAAAATCATCATTCTGGAAGATACCAATGGGGACGGAAAGGCCGATAAACAAACGGTTTTTGCCGATGGCCTGCATTTGCCCGTTGGCTTCGAAATTGCGCCGGAAGGCGTTTACGTTTCGCAGGGAACCAACCTTAAATTTTTCCAGGATACCAACGGCGACGATAAGGCCGATAAAGTGGAGATTCTGCTGAGCGGCTTCGATGATCACGATACGCACCACAATAGTCACGCGTTTACGGTCGATCCGTCGGGAGCAATTTATTCGGGCGAAGGCGTGTTTTTGCACACGGACGTGGAGACTTCGTACGGTCCCGTCCGGGCAACCAACGGCGGTTTTTACCGCTACAGTCCGCAGCTTCGTAAATTGGAACGGACGGCCCAGCTTTCCATCCCGAATCCCTGGGGAATTGCTTTCGACGAATGGGGACAACCTTTCTTTGCCGAGACCTCTAGCCCCGATGTGCGCTGGATGATGCCGGGTTCGGTTTTTCCCCGCTACGGTGAGGCAACCCATAAATCCGTTCAGTTGGTTGAAGAAGCCCACCGCGTGCGTCCAACTTCGGGTCTGGAATTTATTTCGAGTCGCCATTTCCCCGACGAAGTGCAGGGCGATTTCCTAATCAACAATACCATTGGTTTTTTGGGGACGAAAGAGCATTCGCTCGTAGATGATGGGACCGGCTATAAAAGTCGCCACCGGGCCGATCTGATCGTGAGTGAAGACCGGAATTTTCGGCCTGTCGATATGGAGTTTGCTCCCGATGGTTCGCTTTACGTCATCGACTGGCACAACATCCTGATTGGTCACATGCAGCACAACGCCCGCGATCCGCTGCGGGATCATTCGCATGGGCGGGTATATCGGGTTACGTACCCGGCGCGTCCACTGGTGAAACCAGCCAAAGTTGACGGAGCGAGCATTGAAGAATTGCTGGATAACCTAAAGTTACCGGAATACCGGACTCGTTACCGCACCCGTCGCGAACTTCGGGGACGGAATACAGTGGAAGTATTAGCCAAACTAAACACCTGGATCGCCAAACTGGACAAAAACGATCCGCGTTACGAACACCATATGCTGGAAGGCCTGTGGGTAAGCTGGGGGATGAACAAAGTAGACCAGAAGCTACTGCGGCAAATGCTGAAAGCAAAGGATTTTCACGCGCGGGCGGCGGCGGTTCAGGTGGTGCGTTATACGGGGCATCAGGTGCCCGATCAGGCTAATTTGCTGATGCAGGCCGTTCGGGATGAAAACAGCCGGGTTCGTCTGGCCGCTATCGTGGCTTCCTCCTGGATCGGAAAAGAAAAAGGACTGCCTATCCTGGAAGAAGCCAAAAAGATGCCGCTAGACGACTGGATGATTCACGCCTACGAAACGGCGGTGGCGCACTTGAACGATAAGCCGGTTAAAAAAGAGAAAGAGGTTGCCGTAAAAACTAGTCTGAAAGGAAAGGAACTCGAACTCTTCACGCTGGGAAAAACCATTTATAACAAAGAAGGCTATTGCGTTACGTGTCACCAGGCAGACGGAAAAGGCTTGGTCTCCTCTGGATTCCCGCCGCTGGCCAGTACGACGTGGGTAACCGGCAACGAAGATCGGTTAATCAAGATTGTACTAAAAGGGTTATTGGGGCCACTCGAAGTTAACGGGAAAAAATACCCCGGTCAGGTGCCAATGACGCCTTTTGGTGGCTTGCTCAACGACAACGAAGTAGCCGCCGTACTGACCTACGTGCGCAATTCATTCGGCAACCAGGCGGCCGCCATTCAGGCCGATCAGGTGAAAAAAGTCCGGGCTGCCACTGAAAGCAAGAAGGATTTTTATTCGTCGGAGCAGCTTCTGAAAGCCCATCCGATGGAGAAATAA
- a CDS encoding ThuA domain-containing protein, whose product MKTKRRAFLQQTTSLLGMAGLLTLTKAGAQAAPNADQQAAKPLVVFVTGDHEYSSELTLPLLAAELEKNYGMRTKVLTSVPDYKGEKDIPGLEILREADLAVFYLRWRLLPKEQLQYIDEYLKSGKPVMGFRTTTHAFNYPDGDDRKSWNAFGEYAFGSPPGWGGAAKHTHYGHESTTDVSIIPAAAKNPILIGVAPTFHAASWLYHVLPDYPAKGSTPLLMGKAVNPNNKNAVDNPVAWTWKNQWGGKAFMTTLGHPEDFNVESFQRLVINAIHWELGKPVPKKWKGKIDINVPYGHPNKS is encoded by the coding sequence ATGAAAACAAAACGCAGAGCTTTTCTCCAACAAACAACGAGTCTATTGGGCATGGCCGGTTTATTGACGCTGACCAAAGCCGGGGCGCAGGCCGCGCCGAATGCAGACCAGCAGGCAGCCAAGCCTTTAGTGGTGTTTGTAACCGGAGATCACGAGTACAGCAGCGAGCTTACCCTGCCGCTGCTGGCCGCCGAACTGGAAAAGAACTACGGAATGCGCACAAAAGTCCTGACATCGGTGCCGGACTATAAGGGGGAAAAAGATATTCCGGGCCTGGAAATTCTGCGCGAAGCCGATCTGGCCGTGTTTTACCTGCGCTGGCGTCTGCTTCCCAAAGAACAATTGCAATACATTGACGAGTACCTGAAATCGGGTAAGCCCGTGATGGGTTTCCGAACCACCACCCACGCCTTCAATTATCCCGACGGCGACGACCGCAAGTCCTGGAATGCGTTCGGAGAATATGCCTTTGGTAGTCCTCCGGGTTGGGGCGGAGCGGCCAAGCACACGCACTACGGCCACGAAAGCACAACCGATGTCAGCATTATCCCCGCCGCAGCCAAGAATCCCATCCTGATCGGCGTTGCACCTACCTTTCATGCCGCCTCCTGGCTCTACCACGTGCTGCCCGATTACCCGGCGAAAGGGTCTACGCCCTTGTTGATGGGTAAGGCCGTTAATCCCAACAACAAAAACGCGGTTGATAATCCCGTGGCCTGGACCTGGAAAAACCAGTGGGGCGGTAAAGCCTTTATGACCACGCTGGGGCACCCCGAGGATTTCAACGTGGAGTCATTTCAGCGGCTGGTTATAAACGCGATCCATTGGGAATTAGGCAAGCCCGTTCCTAAAAAATGGAAAGGTAAAATCGATATCAACGTGCCCTACGGCCATCCTAACAAATCCTGA
- a CDS encoding sugar phosphate isomerase/epimerase family protein, whose translation MELSIHNWMRAEPIETTIRRIAKLGYNKLEIAGSPEHYDTKVVGKLLKENGLGCWGSVTLMLEDRNLLAKDEAQRAKSIQYVKDVVRMVKELDGHMVSVVPGTVGKIVPDGRPDEEWKWAVEAMKEIYDYAEASGILLGIEPINRFETYFVNRGDQALALAEAVGPNCGVCLDTFHMNIEEENLFDAIRRAKGRLVGFHVADSNRMAPGMGTLNWPKIIETLHEVGYDEVLSVEFCSPLDRTPANPYPNSIDENPQGLSPEQKKFLEDHGSSSVTEEFYTMLTQKSIDTLSALIK comes from the coding sequence ATGGAGCTTTCAATTCATAACTGGATGCGCGCCGAACCCATCGAAACGACCATCCGGAGGATTGCCAAATTAGGTTATAACAAACTGGAAATTGCCGGAAGTCCCGAGCACTACGACACCAAAGTTGTCGGGAAGTTATTGAAAGAAAACGGCTTAGGCTGCTGGGGGTCTGTTACGCTGATGCTGGAAGATCGCAATCTGCTGGCTAAGGACGAAGCACAACGGGCCAAATCCATTCAATACGTCAAAGATGTGGTGCGCATGGTCAAAGAACTGGACGGCCACATGGTTTCGGTGGTTCCGGGAACAGTTGGAAAAATTGTCCCCGACGGCAGACCAGACGAAGAATGGAAATGGGCCGTAGAGGCGATGAAAGAAATTTATGACTACGCCGAGGCTTCCGGAATTTTGCTGGGCATCGAACCCATCAACCGCTTCGAGACCTATTTCGTGAATCGCGGCGACCAGGCGCTGGCACTGGCCGAGGCGGTTGGGCCTAATTGCGGCGTCTGTCTGGATACGTTTCACATGAATATTGAAGAAGAAAACCTGTTCGATGCGATTCGTCGGGCCAAAGGACGTCTGGTTGGCTTCCACGTAGCCGACAGCAACCGCATGGCTCCGGGCATGGGGACGCTAAACTGGCCGAAAATCATTGAAACCCTCCACGAAGTGGGCTACGATGAAGTCCTTTCGGTGGAGTTCTGCTCGCCCCTGGACCGCACTCCGGCCAACCCTTACCCCAACTCCATCGACGAAAACCCGCAGGGGCTAAGTCCCGAACAGAAGAAGTTTCTGGAAGACCACGGAAGCTCATCCGTCACGGAGGAGTTTTATACCATGCTCACCCAAAAATCAATCGATACGCTTTCAGCCCTGATTAAATAA